A DNA window from Impatiens glandulifera chromosome 7, dImpGla2.1, whole genome shotgun sequence contains the following coding sequences:
- the LOC124909846 gene encoding uncharacterized protein LOC124909846: MTQTSNPQFAIARSVICSTSGAICLVILFILVAYVLRYDSQFSFFSSVKFIVADLLSEPIESNYKWSVKFIVAAQMTAILFGSISPICRWFTVTWFKFTGGPKSSFRDLWTVEEYWTERLRELKESQSRLNCRLLKLQKWNWRALFLDICIMFQIFTVISCKFLSFISLAYFLPFQIILVLIKLQELCFWIKKKETVDTRKKWDPEWELNLEKETEFPKHTIKKIVSAANGYIKKGKKKADSMKLIKLLNKADGFDGIEKFNPILIQRLTGIAIGGVPNNRNGSWTMMVVTLSTIAVACPNTTWDCDEFVLMVSNVLPYVIYVDEIVGVGSKVENIIDLVDAAMVVWFDVRFSRRWLKNTNLPIQTTENNSLKEKLTILQESSTKYVKNATTGIDKLRITAAEWMNETVEIVLQFSERGHEVDDLSEKISGMVADILAACLVNLSKAITIKISDTPIEKREDVVKEAASIFGETEQVRQFAEKRLSSAAKDHKDYVEASWWKVVINKPLIEDTIKDLKASHVSTYEHKINIHDHTDDA, from the coding sequence ATGACACAGACAAGCAACCCTCAATTTGCGATAGCTCGTTCTGTTATATGCTCTACTTCAGGTGCAATCTGTTTAGTAATCCTTTTTATTCTAGTTGCATATGTACTTCGATACGACAGTCAATTTTCCTTTTTCTCGTCGGTGAAATTCATTGTTGCAGACCTTCTCTCCGAACCCATCGAATCCAATTACAAGTGGTCGGTGAAATTCATTGTTGCAGCCCAAATGACCGCGATTCTCTTCGGGTCCATATCCCCAATATGTCGATGGTTCACCGTGACTTGGTTCAAATTTACAGGAGGGCCAAAATCAAGCTTTAGAGATTTGTGGACAGTCGAGGAATACTGGACAGAGAGATTAAGAGAATTGAAAGAGTCGCAGTCACGGTTGAATTGCCGCCTTTTGAAATTACAAAAATGGAATTGGAGAGCTCTGTTTCTGGATATTTGCATTATGTTCCAGATTTTCACCGTTATTTCATGCAAGTTCCTCAGTTTTATCTCCTTGGCCTATTTCCTTCCCTTCCAGATTATCTTAGTCTTAATAAAACTTCAAGAGCTCTGTTTCTGGATAAAGAAGAAAGAGACAGTGGATACCCGAAAAAAATGGGATCCTGAGTGGGAACTAAATCTTGAAAAGGAAACAGAGTTTCCCAAGCATACAATAAAGAAAATTGTTAGTGCTGCTAATGGTTATATCAAGAAAGGCAAGAAGAAGGCAGATTCCATGAAACTAATCAAACTTCTCAACAAAGCAGATGGATTTGACGGAATCGAGAAATTCAATCCAATTCTTATTCAAAGACTTACCGGAATAGCCATAGGCGGCGTTCCAAATAATCGGAATGGCAGTTGGACCATGATGGTTGTGACACTTTCCACCATAGCAGTCGCCTGCCCAAACACAACATGGGATTGCGATGAGTTTGTACTTATGGTGAGCAATGTCCTTCCCTATGTCATATATGTGGATGAAATTGTTGGCGTTGGCTCAAAAGTTGAGAATATTATTGATCTTGTGGACGCTGCCATGGTTGTGTGGTTTGATGTCCGCTTTTCTAGACGATGGCTAAAAAACACCAACTTGCCAATCCAGACCACTGAGAATAATTCTTTGAAGGAGAAACTTACAATTCTACAAGAATCCAGCACGAAGTATGTCAAGAATGCAACAACCGGAATTGATAAACTGAGAATCACAGCAGCAGAATGGATGAACGAAACGGTTGAGATTGTTCTACAATTCTCTGAAAGGGGTCACGAAGTTGATGATCTGTCCGAAAAAATATCTGGAATGGTTGCTGATATCTTAGCCGCGTGCTTGGTAAATCTATCAAAAGCCATAACCATAAAGATCTCAGACACTCCCATTGAAAAAAGAGAGGATGTGGTGAAAGAGGCCGCTAGCATATTTGGAGAAACAGAACAAGTTCGACAATTTGCGGAGAAAAGACTTTCCTCTGCTGCCAAAGATCACAAGGATTACGTAGAGGCCTCTTGGTGGAAGGTTGTGATTAATAAACCGCTAATTGAAGACACGATAAAAGATTTGAAGGCGTCTCATGTTTCTACCTACGAGCATAAGATAAACATCCACGACCACACAGATGATGCATGA
- the LOC124910755 gene encoding uncharacterized protein LOC124910755, producing MLWVGLYIACASLVCMIAFIIDLFNGFRTKKLWFPCKFFSLNAAISAVLAIALKIPFDLTTPMDSVNEQFVKLSGTALMSISLANFMPSLASMSDSELFSNLMALALLLQIFVSRSKQK from the coding sequence ATGTTATGGGTAGGTCTTTACATAGCATGTGCTTCTCTAGTATGCATGATAGCCTTCATAATCGACCTTTTCAATGGTTTTCGTACCAAGAAGCTTTGGTTTCCTTGCAAGTTCTTTTCTCTCAACGCTGCCATATCTGCCGTCCTCGCCATAGCCTTGAAGATTCCCTTCGATTTAACTACCCCCATGGACTCAGTTAACGAGCAGTTCGTGAAACTCTCCGGTACAGCCTTGATGTCCATATCATTGGCAAACTTCATGCCCTCTCTTGCCTCCATGTCCGATTCAGAACTCTTTTCCAACTTGATGGCCCTTGCCCTCTTATTGCAAATATTTGTATCCAGATCAAAACAGAAGTGA
- the LOC124909847 gene encoding uncharacterized protein LOC124909847: MDLYECLNECFINNTAPIDKEKRLICVNDCYKEESWGIMLWVGLYIAGASLVCMIAFIIDLFNGFRSKKLWFPCKFFSLNAAISAVLAIALKIPSDLTTPMHSLNEQLVKLSGTALMAISLANFMPSLASMSDSELFSNLMALALLIVPLVSNICIQISTGLIENFQILHVIILSFILLQFSLLISTAIASPTIKIKLDSSYKEAMSTETSSKRIISNDELIKKHWVLTQTSNPQFAIARSVICTTSGATCFIIFLFLALYVLPDINELVFDSEINLTESNYKWSVNFIVASQMAAILFGSISPICRWFTMIWFKFTGWSKSSFRDLWTVEEYWTERLRELKESRSRLNCRLLKLQKWNRKALFLDICIKFQIFTVISCKFLSFIFLVSFLPSLYFYKMILILIGSIKKKKKKTVDTRKKWDSKWELKLEKEPEFPKDTIKKIVSVANGYIKKGKKKADSMKLIKLLNKADGFDGIEKFNPILIQRLTGIAIGGVPNNRNGSWTMMVVTLSTIAVACPNTTWECEKFILMVSNILPYVIYVDEIVGVGSKVDNIIDLVDAAMVVWFDVHFSRKWLGNTNLPIQTIENNSLKEKLTILQESSTNYIENATTGIDKLRITAAEWMNETVEMVLQFSERGHDDDDLSDKISGMVADILAACLVNLSKAITIKISDTPIEKREDVVKQAASIFGETELVRQFAEKRLSSASQYHKDYVEASWWKVVINKPWIEDTIQDLKASHVSTYEHKINIHDHADDA; the protein is encoded by the coding sequence atggatttatATGAATGTCTGAATGAGTGCTTTATCAATAATACGGCCCCAATTGACAAAGAGAAGCGTCTTATATGCGTGAATGATTGCTACAAGGAAGAGTCATGGGGTATCATGTTATGGGTAGGTCTTTACATAGCAGGTGCTTCTCTAGTATGCATGATAGCCTTCATAATCGACCTCTTCAACGGTTTCCGTTCCAAGAAGCTTTGGTTTCCTTGCAAGTTCTTCTCCCTCAACGCCGCCATATCTGCCGTCCTCGCCATAGCCTTGAAGATTCCCTCCGATTTAACTACCCCCATGCACTCCCTTAACGAACAGCTCGTGAAACTCTCCGGTACCGCCTTGATGGCCATATCATTGGCAAACTTCATGCCCTCCCTTGCCTCCATGTCCGATTCAGAACTCTTTTCCAACTTGATGGCACTCGCCCTCTTAATCGTCCCTCttgtttcaaatatttgtatCCAGATCTCAACCGGATTGATTGAAAATTTCCAAATACTACATGTCATCATCCTATCCTTCATTCTCCTCCAGTTTTCCTTGCTCATTTCCACTGCCATAGCTTCTCCCaccattaaaataaaactcGACTCTTCTTACAAGGAAGCCATGTCAACAGAAACTTCTTCCAAACGCATCATTTCCAACGACGAGTTAATTAAGAAGCATTGGGTTTTGACGCAGACAAGCAACCCTCAATTTGCGATAGCTCGTTCTGTTATATGCACTACTTCAGGAGCAACCTGTTTCATAATCTTTCTTTTTCTAGCTTTATATGTACTTCCAGACATCAATGAGTTGGTCTTTGACTCCGAAATCAATCTCACCGAATCCAATTACAAATGGTCGGTGAATTTCATTGTTGCATCCCAGATGGCCGCAATTCTCTTCGGGTCCATATCCCCAATATGTCGATGGTTCACCATGATTTGGTTCAAATTTACAGGATGGTCAAAATCAAGCTTTAGAGATTTGTGGACGGTCGAGGAATACTGGACAGAGAGATTACGAGAATTGAAAGAGTCGCGGTCACGGTTGAATTGCCGCCTTTTGAAATTACAAAAATGGAACAGGAAAGCTCTGTTTCTGGATATTTGCATTAAGTTCCAGATTTTCACAGTTATTTCATGCAAGTTCCTCAGTTTCATCTTCTTGGTCTCTTTCCTTCCCTCCCTTTATTTCTACAAGATGATCTTAATCTTAATTGGTtctataaagaagaagaagaagaagacggtGGATACCCGAAAAAAATGGGATTCTAAGTGGGAACTAAAACTTGAAAAGGAACCAGAGTTTCCCAAGGATACAATAAAGAAAATTGTTAGTGTTGCTAATGGTTATATCAAGAAAGGCAAGAAGAAGGCAGATTCCATGAAACTAATCAAACTTCTCAACAAAGCAGATGGATTCGACGGAATCGAGAAATTCAATCCAATTCTTATTCAAAGACTAACCGGAATAGCCATAGGCGGCGTACCTAATAATAGGAATGGCAGTTGGACCATGATGGTTGTGACACTTTCCACCATAGCAGTGGCCTGCCCAAACACAACATGGGAATGTGAGAAGTTTATACTTATGGTGAGCAATATCCTTCCATATGTCATATACGTTGATGAAATTGTTGGGGTTGGCTCAAAAGTTGACAATATTATTGATCTTGTGGACGCTGCCATGGTTGTGTGGTTTGATGTCCACTTCTCTAGAAAATGGCTAGGAAACACCAACTTGCCAATCCAGACAATTGAGAATAATTCTTTGAAGGAGAAACTTACAATTCTACAAGAATCCAGCACGAATTATATCGAGAATGCAACAACTGGCATTGATAAACTGAGAATCACAGCAGCAGAATGGATGAACGAAACGGTTGAGATGGTTCTACAATTCTCAGAAAGGGGTCACGATGATGATGATCTGTCCGACAAAATATCTGGAATGGTTGCAGATATCTTAGCCGCGTGCTTGGTAAACCTATCAAAAGCCATAACCATAAAGATCTCAGACACTCCCATTGAAAAAAGAGAGGATGTGGTGAAACAGGCCGCTAGCATATTTGGAGAAACCGAACTAGTTCGACAATTTGCGGAGAAAAGACTTTCCTCTGCTTCCCAATATCACAAGGACTACGTAGAGGCCTCCTGGTGGAAGGTTGTGATTAATAAACCGTGGATCGAAGATACGATACAAGATTTGAAGGCGTCTCATGTTTCTACCTACGAGCATAAGATAAATATCCACGACCACGCAGATGATGCATGA